One part of the Brassica napus cultivar Da-Ae unplaced genomic scaffold, Da-Ae ScsIHWf_134;HRSCAF=241, whole genome shotgun sequence genome encodes these proteins:
- the LOC111212843 gene encoding uncharacterized protein LOC111212843 — protein sequence MEDLNTFAADCVVVSCCCNCLVLQIVIFIFLGIPQKLIKNTRKCYTKWGINGRTKRMGLDYECRGNTGVDWEWRKETLSIEMEGFGCIEEVEEALQEFSKNGEFLFGSFWRKERVQNLSMSSCVNENFDLKFVSRYEIIEENFYSLDYTLTTSHIEISGNKNSPCIH from the coding sequence ATGGAAGATCTTAACACATTTGCTGCTGACTGCGTCGTTGTATCATGTTGCTGCAACTGTCTTGTTCTCCAAATCGTGATCTTCATCTTCCTTGGGATTCCTCAaaaactgatcaagaacacaagaaAATGTTACACAAAATGGGGCATAAACGGAAGAACAAAAAGAATGGGGCTCGATTATGAATGTCGAGGAAACACCGGGGTCGATTGGGAATGGAGAAAAGAGACTCTGAGTATAGAGATGGAGGGCTTTGGATGTATTGAAGAAGTTGAAGAGGCTTTACAGGAGTTTTCAAAGAATGGTGAGTTTTTGTTTGGAAGCTTCTGGCGAAAAGAGAGGGTTCAAAACTTGTCAATGTCAAGTTGTGTTAATGAAAACTTTGACCTAAAATTTGTAAGTCGTTATGAGATAATCGAAGAAAATTTCTACTCCTTGGATTATACATTAACAACTTCACATATTGAAATTAGTGGAAATAAAAATAGCCCTTGTATCCACTAG